The following proteins are encoded in a genomic region of Gimesia algae:
- a CDS encoding methyltransferase domain-containing protein translates to MNLKIRQREPELMDQPGLSEGEHSHALAGLGRINWWSRSDAIVWPVILELARRRTGKPLQILDIASGGGDVALSIAARAKRAGISVEVDGCDISPFAVKYATQQASNRGQEQVRFFECDVLSESLDKQYDVVMCSLFLHHLDEEPAQQLLKIMSQSTRQLMLVNDLRRSRAGYGLAWTACRLLTRSSVVHTDGPLSVAGAFTVNEITELAGQAGLSGFQVTRHWPQRWLLKWSRV, encoded by the coding sequence ATGAATTTAAAAATCCGCCAGCGAGAACCGGAATTGATGGATCAGCCCGGGTTGTCTGAAGGCGAGCATAGTCACGCCTTAGCGGGTCTGGGGCGAATTAACTGGTGGAGTCGCAGTGATGCCATCGTGTGGCCGGTCATTCTGGAATTAGCCCGACGTCGAACTGGGAAACCTTTACAGATACTGGATATTGCCAGTGGCGGCGGGGATGTCGCGTTAAGCATTGCTGCCCGTGCGAAGCGTGCGGGAATTTCCGTTGAGGTTGATGGCTGTGATATCAGCCCCTTCGCTGTCAAGTATGCGACACAGCAGGCTTCAAACCGGGGGCAGGAGCAGGTGCGATTTTTTGAATGCGATGTGCTCTCGGAATCGCTGGATAAACAATATGATGTGGTCATGTGCTCGTTGTTCCTGCATCATCTTGATGAGGAGCCCGCTCAACAGCTTCTGAAAATTATGTCGCAGTCGACCAGGCAACTGATGCTGGTGAATGATTTGCGACGATCGCGCGCCGGATACGGGCTTGCCTGGACGGCCTGTCGTTTATTAACCCGCTCATCGGTTGTGCACACTGATGGTCCGCTCTCAGTGGCAGGCGCGTTTACGGTGAATGAGATTACGGAACTGGCCGGACAGGCCGGATTAAGTGGTTTTCAGGTCACGCGTCACTGGCCGCAACGCTGGTTGCTGAAGTGGAGTCGAGTATGA
- a CDS encoding DUF1501 domain-containing protein: MTHFSRRQFLAENAMGIGTVALAWLLKQDQLLARPKNIPIKQPHFDLTPKAAQFAPQAKAMISLFQHGGPAHMDLTDPKPELTKYSGTDFKGDIQYSFVQQASKKLLGSPWKFQKHGQCGTELSELLPHLAEIVDDICVVRSMHTGANGHEVSIRYFHGGIPGVLGRPNLGSWLVYGLGSESQNLPAYMVLTDPGGLPVDGVTNWSNGFMPSLFQGTVLRPKEPRILNLDAPAHLQGSLQQLNLELLQTLNKRHYEQHPHESDLEARISSYELAARMQTSAREALDLSQETKATQDMYGLDDPKTKEYGTRCLIARRLVERGVRFVQLFLGGQPWDNHSNISTGLPAICGRTDKPSAALVKDLKQRGMLDSTLVHWGGEIGRLPVTQNHGDAKSAGRDHNGQGFSIWLAGGGIKGGMTFGKTDEFGHKAVENVVTPNDFQATIMRLFGLDYQQLLYHHNGQEQMITNGRPARVVSDILA; encoded by the coding sequence ATGACACATTTTAGCAGACGACAGTTTCTGGCAGAAAACGCGATGGGCATTGGTACTGTTGCGCTGGCCTGGCTACTGAAGCAAGATCAACTCCTGGCGCGGCCCAAGAACATTCCCATCAAGCAACCTCATTTTGATCTGACGCCTAAGGCAGCGCAGTTCGCACCACAGGCGAAAGCCATGATCTCGCTGTTTCAGCATGGCGGCCCGGCGCATATGGATTTGACCGATCCCAAACCGGAGTTGACTAAATATAGCGGGACTGATTTTAAAGGCGATATCCAATACAGCTTCGTGCAGCAGGCGAGTAAAAAGCTGTTGGGGAGTCCGTGGAAATTTCAGAAGCACGGGCAATGTGGGACCGAACTTTCAGAACTGTTGCCTCATCTGGCAGAAATTGTGGATGACATCTGTGTGGTTCGCTCCATGCATACTGGCGCCAATGGTCACGAGGTCTCAATTCGCTATTTTCATGGGGGGATTCCTGGAGTGCTGGGACGTCCGAATCTGGGGTCCTGGCTGGTTTATGGCTTAGGTTCAGAATCTCAAAACCTGCCGGCGTACATGGTGTTGACTGATCCGGGAGGATTGCCCGTGGATGGCGTCACCAACTGGTCTAACGGATTTATGCCGTCACTGTTCCAGGGCACCGTACTGCGACCCAAGGAGCCACGCATTTTGAATCTGGATGCACCGGCACATCTGCAGGGGTCTTTGCAGCAGCTGAATCTGGAACTGCTGCAGACACTCAATAAGCGACATTACGAACAGCATCCTCACGAATCGGATCTGGAAGCGCGAATCTCAAGTTATGAGTTGGCAGCGCGGATGCAGACTTCCGCCCGCGAAGCGCTCGACCTCTCTCAGGAAACCAAAGCCACACAGGATATGTATGGTCTGGATGATCCCAAAACAAAAGAATACGGAACCCGATGTCTGATCGCCCGCCGCCTGGTGGAACGCGGGGTGCGGTTCGTGCAACTGTTCCTCGGAGGACAACCGTGGGACAATCACAGCAATATTTCAACCGGACTGCCTGCGATATGTGGTCGCACGGATAAGCCTTCTGCGGCACTTGTAAAAGATCTGAAGCAACGGGGCATGCTGGATTCCACACTCGTGCACTGGGGGGGCGAGATCGGGCGACTGCCTGTGACGCAGAACCACGGCGATGCCAAGAGTGCAGGCCGCGATCATAACGGCCAGGGATTCAGTATCTGGCTGGCCGGAGGTGGCATTAAAGGGGGAATGACCTTTGGGAAAACAGATGAGTTCGGGCATAAAGCGGTAGAAAATGTTGTGACCCCCAATGACTTCCAGGCCACCATCATGCGGCTGTTTGGACTTGATTATCAGCAGTTGCTCTATCATCACAATGGTCAGGAACAGATGATTACGAATGGGCGTCCTGCGAGAGTTGTGTCTGACATTCTGGCATAG
- a CDS encoding NAD(P)/FAD-dependent oxidoreductase, with amino-acid sequence MTLTSSLNREAACGQHWDALVIGAGPAGAVAARQLAQQKLRTLLVERKTFPRYKVCGCCLNQRAINALQQIGLGQLLESAGAVPINQFRMQYQGRKTAVALPGGLAISREVFDTRLVESAIDAGAEFLQDTTAIVVGSSEKRSSRTVELNYQGHFAGSVSAKIVLAADGLGHPSLQNCSGFDMQVASDSRIGVGAAFAVKNHTSYPPGMIHMAIHRSGYVGLVRVEGENLNLAAAIDRAFIKQCAGPAAAVLQILRESGSPVLPEMTESSFKGTLPVTRKTLRPVGDRLFVLGDAAGYLEPFTGEGMANAITEGMAVAQLVPEGIRHWDSALEQKWLNAHYALTDGRLFWCRWLARLLRSPTAVGWGLRLFHLFPGMARPIVARLNH; translated from the coding sequence ATGACTCTGACCAGTTCGTTGAATCGGGAAGCAGCCTGTGGACAGCACTGGGATGCCCTCGTCATCGGTGCCGGTCCCGCTGGGGCTGTGGCGGCCCGGCAACTGGCACAGCAGAAACTGCGGACACTGCTGGTCGAACGCAAAACATTTCCCCGTTACAAAGTCTGTGGCTGTTGTCTCAATCAGCGGGCGATCAATGCATTGCAACAGATCGGTCTGGGCCAGTTACTGGAATCTGCCGGTGCAGTGCCGATAAATCAGTTTCGTATGCAATACCAGGGACGAAAAACAGCGGTCGCTTTACCGGGGGGACTGGCGATTTCTCGAGAAGTTTTCGATACGCGACTGGTTGAGTCGGCGATCGACGCCGGTGCTGAGTTTCTGCAGGATACCACTGCGATCGTCGTCGGCAGTTCAGAAAAACGTTCTTCACGAACAGTAGAACTCAATTACCAGGGGCACTTCGCTGGTTCCGTCTCTGCAAAAATTGTGCTGGCGGCGGACGGGCTGGGGCATCCCAGTCTGCAGAACTGTTCGGGGTTTGACATGCAGGTTGCCTCCGATTCCCGGATTGGAGTCGGTGCGGCATTTGCCGTGAAAAACCATACATCCTATCCACCAGGCATGATTCACATGGCGATCCACAGATCCGGCTATGTGGGTCTGGTACGCGTGGAAGGAGAGAACCTGAATCTGGCTGCTGCCATCGATCGGGCTTTTATCAAACAATGTGCCGGTCCAGCAGCCGCGGTATTGCAGATCCTGAGAGAGTCTGGATCCCCGGTACTGCCGGAAATGACCGAGAGCAGTTTTAAGGGCACGTTGCCTGTCACCCGTAAAACTTTGCGACCGGTGGGCGACCGATTGTTTGTGCTGGGAGATGCAGCCGGTTATCTGGAACCGTTTACCGGAGAAGGGATGGCGAACGCGATTACAGAGGGAATGGCTGTTGCGCAACTGGTGCCGGAAGGAATACGCCACTGGGATTCCGCGCTGGAACAAAAATGGTTAAACGCTCACTATGCCCTGACGGACGGCCGTTTGTTCTGGTGTCGCTGGCTGGCCCGCTTATTGCGTTCGCCCACAGCCGTGGGCTGGGGACTGCGACTGTTTCATCTATTTCCGGGAATGGCCCGCCCGATTGTAGCCCGCTTAAATCACTAA
- a CDS encoding SAM-dependent methyltransferase, with product MISCPTVQKEVIRSHYNLTTLFYRLLWGRHIHHGLWETPDSQSASQIDYGKSSAIAQQHLTETLAELLGVQPDADLLDVGCGMGGSSIHLAKTFGCHVTGITLSPVQRRWAALEARGRGQQQRTQFLCQDAETAEFPVESFDNIWSIECTEHLFDKQAFFNKAATWLRPGGSMAICAWLAGDHLDTEEARQQVYDVCEGFFCPSLGSAADYQSWMENAGLEFQAYHNWTNRVSQTWEICQQRVQKTGVRWLARLIDRDTVMFLDRFETILKAYESGAMQYGCFIAHKPL from the coding sequence ATGATCAGTTGCCCGACAGTCCAAAAAGAAGTCATTCGCAGTCATTACAATCTGACAACTCTGTTTTATCGCCTGCTTTGGGGACGCCACATTCATCATGGATTGTGGGAAACCCCGGACAGTCAGTCAGCAAGTCAAATTGATTATGGAAAATCTTCTGCCATCGCCCAGCAACATTTAACGGAAACACTCGCGGAACTGCTGGGGGTCCAGCCTGATGCAGATCTGCTGGATGTCGGCTGTGGTATGGGGGGGTCATCCATTCATCTGGCAAAGACTTTCGGCTGCCATGTCACTGGTATCACACTCAGTCCGGTTCAACGTCGCTGGGCTGCGCTGGAAGCACGCGGACGGGGTCAGCAGCAACGGACGCAGTTCCTCTGTCAGGATGCGGAAACTGCTGAATTTCCAGTCGAATCGTTTGACAATATCTGGAGTATTGAATGCACAGAGCACCTGTTTGATAAGCAGGCTTTTTTCAATAAAGCAGCCACCTGGTTGCGACCGGGCGGCAGTATGGCAATCTGTGCCTGGCTGGCGGGAGATCATCTGGATACAGAAGAAGCCCGGCAGCAGGTTTACGATGTTTGCGAAGGATTTTTCTGTCCTTCCCTGGGGAGTGCCGCAGACTATCAGTCCTGGATGGAAAATGCCGGGCTGGAATTTCAGGCGTATCACAACTGGACGAATCGCGTCTCCCAGACCTGGGAAATCTGTCAGCAGCGCGTTCAGAAAACCGGTGTCCGCTGGCTGGCACGACTCATTGACCGAGACACGGTCATGTTTCTGGACCGTTTTGAAACCATTTTAAAAGCTTATGAATCGGGGGCAATGCAGTATGGATGCTTTATTGCCCACAAGCCACTGTAA
- a CDS encoding type III polyketide synthase: MSFEILGIGTTNPEHSIQQSDAAVHALSFSCQTETTDQLQRLLPVLYRRAGVKTRHSVVLENSSDGEAVRQTFYQPSESPVDLGPATSIRMQEYEKHAGLLAIAAVHAALDSAKIDPAEVTHLVTVSCSGFSAPGFDLQVLKQPGFSPDVSRTHIGFMGCHGALNGLRVAKAFTDSDPEACVVICAVELCTLHQQYGWCPDKIVANALFADGAAAVVGKQSQGSSSDHWNLVASGSTVVPNSEELMSWRIGDHGFEMTLSPEIPDLIKSRLRPWLVNWLAAEGTRVEEIGSWAIHPGGPRILTAVAEAIEFEEEKLATSREILSEFGNMSSPTVLFILQRLQAAQAARPCVMLGFGPGLVIEAALVK, encoded by the coding sequence ATGAGTTTTGAAATATTGGGAATCGGCACGACAAATCCCGAGCATTCGATTCAGCAGTCGGATGCGGCCGTACACGCCTTGTCTTTCTCCTGTCAGACCGAAACAACAGATCAACTGCAACGCCTGCTGCCGGTGCTCTATCGACGGGCCGGAGTGAAAACACGACACAGCGTTGTTCTGGAAAACAGCTCCGATGGAGAAGCAGTCAGACAGACATTTTATCAACCTTCTGAATCGCCGGTTGATCTGGGGCCTGCCACTTCGATCCGCATGCAGGAATACGAAAAACATGCGGGTCTGCTGGCAATTGCTGCCGTCCACGCTGCATTAGACTCTGCTAAGATTGACCCGGCTGAAGTGACACACCTCGTGACCGTTTCCTGCAGTGGTTTCAGTGCGCCAGGATTTGATTTGCAGGTCTTGAAACAGCCTGGCTTTTCACCCGATGTTTCACGGACGCATATCGGCTTTATGGGTTGTCATGGTGCTCTGAACGGGCTGCGCGTGGCGAAGGCGTTTACTGATAGTGATCCCGAAGCCTGTGTCGTTATCTGTGCGGTCGAGCTCTGCACACTGCATCAACAGTATGGCTGGTGCCCGGACAAGATTGTGGCAAATGCCCTGTTTGCAGATGGGGCGGCGGCTGTCGTCGGGAAACAATCACAAGGTAGTTCAAGCGATCATTGGAACCTAGTTGCCTCCGGCTCAACAGTCGTGCCGAATTCTGAAGAGCTGATGAGCTGGCGGATTGGAGATCATGGATTTGAAATGACACTGTCGCCAGAGATTCCCGATTTGATCAAATCCCGGTTACGTCCCTGGCTTGTGAACTGGCTCGCCGCTGAAGGGACCCGGGTTGAAGAGATTGGCAGCTGGGCCATTCACCCGGGCGGTCCACGGATTTTGACTGCGGTGGCAGAAGCCATTGAGTTTGAGGAAGAAAAACTGGCGACTTCCCGTGAAATTCTTTCCGAGTTTGGAAATATGTCTTCGCCGACCGTACTCTTTATTCTGCAGCGTCTGCAGGCGGCTCAGGCAGCACGTCCCTGTGTGATGCTGGGGTTTGGTCCCGGACTGGTGATTGAAGCGGCGCTGGTGAAATAG
- a CDS encoding DUF1549 and DUF1553 domain-containing protein produces MKTLHNAASTRLFVLCFPVVMLLGSSAGALNAEEKNSPVSFVNDVMPVLTKAGCNMGVCHAKAGGGQNGFQLSLLGFEPLDDYDSLVKEAHGRRLFPSVSSKSLLLTKASGETPHGGGTRLPRDSEGYQLIRRWIEEGARYSTGNEPSLESVDVQPERGLVNMGETQQLKAIAKYSDGSKRDVTEFALYESNIKSMADATEEGLVKVHDIPGKVAVMVRYQGKIAVFTAAIPLGAPIQEVPAEKNMIDRHVFANLKELGIPPSEVCDDATFLRRVTLDICGRFPTQEETESFLASTDPKKRDEVVERLLRSPNYADYFASKWTPLLKNRRDAANDITSNFAFHAWIRDSLLANVPYDQLVRELLGATGTVVSNPPVAWYKRVKDPKDQLEDIAQLFLGVRMQCAQCHHHPFERWSQDDYYSLSAFFSQIGRKPTGTQGEDLIFHKRGIAQAKNVKSGEMLKPVALGDDIGEISPDEDPRLRLGNWMSSKDNPFFAKALVNRYWKHFFKRALIEPEDDIRDTNPPSNPELMTALEEHFIQSGFDLKQLITLITQSHTYQLSSMPNEYNLQDRQNYSRFYPRRLQAEVLLDSVDQLAGSTTAFANLPPGTRAIALPDNSYTKASAFLKVFGRPNSASVCECERVQSSSLAQSLHLINSSEMKSKLATATGRAAQLAKASDKSVEEKVNELYLIAFARKPQPEELQTAVHYLTTPAADAKAKPDAKKTPNSKDYQDLIWALMNTKEFLFNH; encoded by the coding sequence ATGAAAACATTGCATAACGCTGCTTCAACACGTCTGTTCGTTCTCTGTTTCCCGGTGGTGATGCTCCTGGGCAGTTCTGCAGGTGCCTTGAACGCGGAAGAAAAAAACTCCCCGGTCAGTTTCGTCAATGATGTGATGCCCGTCCTGACTAAGGCAGGGTGCAACATGGGTGTCTGTCACGCCAAGGCAGGAGGGGGGCAGAATGGATTTCAGCTATCGTTGCTGGGATTTGAACCGCTGGATGATTATGACAGTCTGGTCAAGGAAGCACATGGCCGTCGACTGTTTCCCTCAGTTTCTTCGAAAAGCCTGCTGCTCACGAAAGCTTCAGGTGAAACTCCCCATGGAGGGGGGACCCGCTTACCCCGTGATTCGGAAGGGTATCAGCTGATTCGTCGCTGGATTGAAGAGGGAGCCCGCTATTCCACCGGGAATGAGCCGAGCCTGGAATCAGTGGACGTTCAGCCGGAACGCGGACTGGTCAATATGGGTGAGACTCAACAACTGAAGGCGATTGCAAAATATTCGGATGGGAGCAAACGCGATGTCACTGAGTTCGCCTTATACGAGTCGAACATCAAGTCGATGGCAGATGCGACGGAGGAAGGTCTTGTTAAAGTGCATGACATCCCCGGTAAAGTTGCGGTGATGGTTCGCTATCAGGGCAAGATTGCGGTCTTCACAGCGGCAATTCCCCTGGGGGCACCAATTCAGGAAGTGCCTGCAGAAAAGAATATGATTGACCGTCATGTCTTTGCCAATCTGAAAGAGCTGGGAATTCCCCCGTCTGAAGTCTGTGATGATGCGACCTTTTTACGTCGTGTCACTTTGGATATTTGTGGTCGCTTTCCAACACAGGAAGAAACCGAATCCTTCCTGGCGAGTACCGATCCCAAAAAACGGGATGAGGTCGTGGAGCGCCTGTTGCGGAGTCCCAACTACGCAGACTACTTTGCTTCCAAATGGACACCGCTGCTGAAGAACCGCCGCGATGCAGCCAATGACATTACTTCAAACTTCGCGTTCCATGCCTGGATCCGAGACAGTCTGCTGGCGAATGTCCCCTATGATCAATTGGTTCGCGAACTGCTGGGAGCAACCGGAACCGTCGTCAGCAATCCGCCTGTCGCCTGGTACAAGCGCGTGAAAGATCCCAAAGATCAGCTGGAAGATATTGCCCAGTTGTTTCTGGGAGTGCGAATGCAATGTGCTCAATGTCATCACCATCCCTTTGAACGCTGGAGTCAGGACGATTATTACAGTCTGTCTGCTTTCTTCTCACAGATCGGTCGTAAGCCGACCGGGACCCAGGGAGAAGACCTGATCTTCCATAAGCGGGGTATCGCGCAGGCAAAGAATGTGAAATCGGGTGAGATGTTGAAACCGGTTGCCCTGGGTGATGATATCGGCGAAATCTCTCCTGATGAAGATCCCCGGTTGCGTCTGGGGAACTGGATGAGTTCCAAAGACAATCCCTTTTTTGCCAAAGCGCTGGTGAACCGCTACTGGAAACATTTTTTCAAGCGGGCTCTGATTGAACCGGAAGATGATATCCGGGATACGAATCCCCCTTCCAATCCGGAATTGATGACGGCACTGGAAGAACACTTCATCCAGTCTGGCTTTGATCTGAAGCAGCTGATTACATTGATTACTCAGTCACATACCTATCAACTGAGTTCCATGCCGAATGAATACAATCTTCAGGATCGCCAGAATTATTCGCGGTTCTATCCACGTCGTCTGCAGGCGGAAGTCCTGCTGGACTCTGTCGATCAACTGGCTGGTTCGACGACGGCATTTGCTAATTTACCACCGGGAACCCGTGCGATTGCACTGCCAGATAACAGCTACACAAAAGCGTCGGCTTTCCTGAAGGTCTTTGGTCGTCCCAACAGTGCCAGTGTCTGTGAATGTGAGCGGGTGCAATCTTCCAGTCTGGCTCAGAGCCTGCATCTGATTAACTCTTCGGAGATGAAATCCAAGCTGGCAACAGCGACGGGGCGTGCTGCTCAATTAGCCAAAGCATCAGACAAATCTGTGGAAGAAAAAGTGAATGAGTTGTATCTGATCGCATTTGCCCGCAAGCCACAACCTGAAGAATTACAGACAGCAGTACATTATCTGACAACACCGGCAGCCGATGCAAAGGCAAAACCGGATGCGAAGAAAACACCGAATTCAAAAGACTATCAGGACCTGATCTGGGCGCTGATGAATACCAAAGAGTTTTTGTTTAATCATTAA